In Pikeienuella piscinae, the sequence CCGCCGACCCCGTCGCGGCCCGTCTTGGCGCCGAGATAGACCACCGGCATGCCGACGCCCGAGGCGGCGGAATAGAAGAGCGCATCGGTCCGGGCGATGCCGGCGGCGAAGGCGTTGACGAGGCAGTTTCCGTCATAGGCGGCGTGAAAGCGTAACTCGCCGCCAATCGTCGGTACGCCGAAGCAATTTCCGTAGCCTCCGATCCCGGCGACCACGCCGGCGACGAGGCTTTTGGTCTTCGGATGCTCGGGCCGTCCGAAGGAGAGCGCGTTCATCGCCGCAACCGGCCGCGCGCCCATGGTGAAGACGTCGCGAAGAATGCCGCCGACCCCGGTCGCCGCGCCCTGATAGGGCTCGATATAGGAGGGGTGGTTGTGGCTCTCCATCTTGAAGACCACGGCGTCGCCATCGCCGATATCCACGATCCCTGCGTTTTCGCCCGGACCGCAGATTACCTGCGGTCCGGTGGTCGGGAGAGTGCGCAGCCATTTCTTCGATGATTTGTAGGAGCAATGCTCGTTCCACATCGCCGAGAAGACGCCGAGCTCGGTGTAGCTGGGCGTTCGGCCGCATATTTCCAGGATGCGGGCGTATTCGTCCGGATTCAGGCCATGGGCGGCGGCGAGGGCTTCGTCGACGTTGGGCTCTCGGTTCATCTTGGTCCTCATGCAGGCGATGGGGCCTCTTAGCCGGTTCGGCGCGGGTGGGAAAGCGACCTTGCGCCGCGTCGCAGCGAGGCGCATGAGTGGCGCCGGAAGTGGAGGACGAATGACGGCGGTGACGGATCGGGGCGAACCTTCGCTGACGCTTGGCTATATTGGAATCCTGCTCGCGGTGGCGATCTGGGCCGGCTGGATCGTTTCGACGCGGGATTCTGTGCTCATGGAGCACACGCCGTTCGATATCGCGGTGGTGCGCTATGTCGCGCCGGCGCTGCTTCTGTCGCCCTACTGGATCCGGAAAGGCGTCTTCCCGAAGGGAGAAAGCCCACTTCTGCTCGTCATCATGACCGTCGGTTGGGGCGGCCCGTTCGTCATGCTGATCGCCCAGGGGATGAAGACTGTCGAGGCGTCGCTTTTCGGGCCGCTGGTGCCCGGGCTCCTGCCGATGGTGGTCGCGGTCTGGGGCGTCGCTGTGGAGGGAGAGAGACTCCGGCCGGGTCGTCTTCTCGGGCTTTGCTTCATCGCCATGGCGGTGGCGCTCATCCTGGGCCCGGCGCTGGCGGGCGCCGACAACGGCGTTCTGATCGGCGCGCCCTGGCTGCTGCTGGCCTGTATCGGCTGGTCCTCCTTCACCATCGCATTCCGGCATACAGGGCTTTCGGGGGCCGAGTCTGCGGCCTATGTCTGTCTCTATTCCTCTCCGTTCCTGATCGCTGCGGCGATGGTGTTCGGGACCGACCTCTTCGATTATCCGCCGATCGAAGTCGGCTATCTCATACTGGTGCAAGGTGTGCTTTCGGGCGCGCTGTCGGTCGCCTGTTTCGGCTATGCGGTAAAGACGCTTGGTCTCGGCCGGGCCTCGGCGTTCACCTCCCTGGTGCCGGTGCTGGCGGCGATCGGCGGCTGGCTGATGCTGGGTGAGACGGTCGGCCTTGCGGGCTGGGCCGCCTCCGCCGCCGCATGCATCGGCGTTCTCCTGGTGAACCGCTACGCCGTCTGAAAGGAGCGCGCCCTCCTCGAAACCCATCCGGGGTCGCCTCCTCGGGCGATCGGTTCACCAGGGTGTGAAAGACTTCAACCCATCGTCGCGCCGCCCAGCACCCAAAGCCAGCCGGCGGCGGTGGCGACTGAAAGCGCGGTGGCGATGATCACGGTCGCCGCCACCTCGCCGGTCGCACGGTCATACATCGAAGCGAAGACGTAGGCGTTCACCCCGGGCGCCATCGCCGCCATCACCGTCGCGGAGCGGACATAGCCGGGCTCGAGCGCGAAGACATGATGGGTCAGCGCGAAGGCGATGGCGGGGTGGACCAGGGTCGAGACGAAGGCGATCGAGAACGCCTCGCCCAGCGTCGCGCGGATCCGGTAGCGGCTGAGGACGCCGCCGAGGCCGAATAGCGCGGCGGGGAGCGCGGCGCGGGAAATCATGTCCGCCGCCGCCGCGACCGGCAGCGGGAGCGACAGGCCGGAAAGATTGTAGGCGAGGCCGGCTGCGGAGGCCATGGAGATGGCGTTACGGAACATCGCCTTCAGCGTCACCCGCACGGTGTCGCCGGCGCTGCGCCCATCGGCGCGGGCGATCTCCATCGCCGTGATGCCGATCATGTAGCAGACGGGGGCGTGAAGCGAGATCAGCGCGTAATTCGGCGCGAGGGACTCAGGCCCGAAGGCGCGCTCCATGATTGGCAGGCCGAGCAGCACCGAGTTCGAGAAAAGCGCGCCGAAGCCGATCGCGACGCTCTCTCCGGGGCGGCGATGAAAGCCCTTCCGGGCGATGAGATAGCCGAGCGCGAAGCAGAAGATCGCGCCGGAATAGAAGCTGAAGATCAGCCGCGCGTCGAACGAGGCGCCGAGATCGAGCCGATAGAGCGCCATGAAGAGGAGGCAGGGGATCGCAACATTCTGCGTGAAGCCCATCAAGAAATAGACGCCATCATCGGCGAAATAGCGGAACTTCACCGCCGCGTAGCCGGCGCCGACGATCAAGAAGACCGGCAGGACGGTGTTGAATATGCTCAACATTGGCGGTTCCGCGCCGGCGTCCGGCGCTCAGACAGGGAAATCAAGGCGCATGCCGTCAAATGCGGGTGCGACATGATCGGGGAGTTCGCGCCTGAGCGTTTCGTAATCGAGGTCGATATGCATGTTGGTGATCACCGCGGAGGGAACGCCCGAGCGCTCGATCCATTCCAGCGACTGCGCAAGATGGGTATGCGTGGGGTGCGGATCGTAGCGCAGCGCGTCGAGCACCCAGCAGTCGGCGCCCGCGATCGCCGTCCAGGCTTGGTCGGTCATGCTGAGCACGTCTGGGAGATAGGCGAGCGGGCCGATCCGGAAGCCGAGCGAGTCGATAGAGCCATGGCTGACCTCGAAAGGCCGCGCCTCCACCACGCCGCCGGCGCCTGTCACGTCCACCGAGCCCTTCAGCGGCCTGAGATCGAGGATCGGCGGATAGGGACTGCCTTCCGGCTGCGCGAAGGCGTAGCCGAACCGTGAGAGCAGCGCGTTCGAGGTCTTGCCATCGGCCCATACCGGCAGGCGCTTCTTCTGATTGAATACGATCATGCGCAGATCGTCCAGCCCGTGAACATGGTCGGCGTGCTCATGGGTGTAGAGGACGCCGTCGAGATCGCCGACTCCGGCGTCGAGGAGTTGTTGGCGCAGATCCGGCGAGGTGTCGATCAGGACGCGGGTGACGCCCCCTTCCTCGATCCGCTCGACCAGCATTGAGCAGCGCCGGCGGGCGTTCTTCGGGTTCTCAGGGTCGCAGTTTCCCCAGCGACCGCCAAGGCGCGGCACGCCGCCGGAGGAGCCGCAGCCGAGTATGGTGAAGCGGAGCGTCGCCATCAGACCGCCCGTGCTTTCGACCATTCGGCCGCCTTGGCGAAGAGCCGGTCGAAATTCGCCGTGGTGGCGGCGGCGAATTCGGCGAGCGGCAGGTCCTTCACCTCGGCCCCGACGGCGGCGGTGAGCGCGGTGTACGCCGGCTCGCAGCGTTTGCCGCGATGCGGCGGCGGCGCGAGATAGGGGGAATCGGTCTCCACAAGGATCCGGTCGAGCGGCGTGGCGGCGAATATCTCGCGGACAGCGGCGGCGTTCCTGAAGGTCGCGACACCTGACATCGAGAGGTAGAAACCGCAGTCGAGCGCCGCCCTGGCCAGCGCCGGGCCGGAGGAAAAACAGTGCATGACGCAGGAATAGGCCCCCGCCGCATGTTCCTCGGTCAGGATGCGCGCCATGTCTTCATCCGCATCGCGGGCATGGATGATCAGCGGCAGGCCGGTGCGGCGCGCGGCTTCGATATGGACATGCAGGCTCGCCGCCTGCGCTGCGGCGCTCTCCTTCTCATAGTGATAGTCGAGCCCGGTCTCTCCGATCCCGACCATTTTCGGGTGGCGGGCGAGCGCGGTGAGCTGCTCGACCGTGGCGGCGTCCTCCTTCGCCACGCTCATCGGGTGGACGCCGGCGGCGTAAAAGACGCCTTCATGGGCTTCGGCGATGGCGCGGACGGCGGGTTCGTTCCGCAGGCGCGTGCAGATCGTGACCATGCGCCGCACCCCCGCGGCGCCGGCGCGCGCGATCACGTCGTCGAGTTCCCCGATCAGATCAGGAAAGTCGAGATGGCAATGGCTGTCCACCAGTTCGGGCGGCATGGGAACGCTCCGTGCGCGGTCAATCTTGGTCAAACGGGGCGCGCGCGGATCTTTCTTGCGGCGGCGTCGAACGCGAAGAAGATATCGAGCATGACCATCGCAGGGTCAAGGTTGACCGCCAGCGCGCGCGCGGCCT encodes:
- a CDS encoding TatD family hydrolase; the protein is MPPELVDSHCHLDFPDLIGELDDVIARAGAAGVRRMVTICTRLRNEPAVRAIAEAHEGVFYAAGVHPMSVAKEDAATVEQLTALARHPKMVGIGETGLDYHYEKESAAAQAASLHVHIEAARRTGLPLIIHARDADEDMARILTEEHAAGAYSCVMHCFSSGPALARAALDCGFYLSMSGVATFRNAAAVREIFAATPLDRILVETDSPYLAPPPHRGKRCEPAYTALTAAVGAEVKDLPLAEFAAATTANFDRLFAKAAEWSKARAV
- a CDS encoding AEC family transporter, with product MLSIFNTVLPVFLIVGAGYAAVKFRYFADDGVYFLMGFTQNVAIPCLLFMALYRLDLGASFDARLIFSFYSGAIFCFALGYLIARKGFHRRPGESVAIGFGALFSNSVLLGLPIMERAFGPESLAPNYALISLHAPVCYMIGITAMEIARADGRSAGDTVRVTLKAMFRNAISMASAAGLAYNLSGLSLPLPVAAAADMISRAALPAALFGLGGVLSRYRIRATLGEAFSIAFVSTLVHPAIAFALTHHVFALEPGYVRSATVMAAMAPGVNAYVFASMYDRATGEVAATVIIATALSVATAAGWLWVLGGATMG
- a CDS encoding DMT family transporter; protein product: MTAVTDRGEPSLTLGYIGILLAVAIWAGWIVSTRDSVLMEHTPFDIAVVRYVAPALLLSPYWIRKGVFPKGESPLLLVIMTVGWGGPFVMLIAQGMKTVEASLFGPLVPGLLPMVVAVWGVAVEGERLRPGRLLGLCFIAMAVALILGPALAGADNGVLIGAPWLLLACIGWSSFTIAFRHTGLSGAESAAYVCLYSSPFLIAAAMVFGTDLFDYPPIEVGYLILVQGVLSGALSVACFGYAVKTLGLGRASAFTSLVPVLAAIGGWLMLGETVGLAGWAASAAACIGVLLVNRYAV
- a CDS encoding MBL fold metallo-hydrolase yields the protein MATLRFTILGCGSSGGVPRLGGRWGNCDPENPKNARRRCSMLVERIEEGGVTRVLIDTSPDLRQQLLDAGVGDLDGVLYTHEHADHVHGLDDLRMIVFNQKKRLPVWADGKTSNALLSRFGYAFAQPEGSPYPPILDLRPLKGSVDVTGAGGVVEARPFEVSHGSIDSLGFRIGPLAYLPDVLSMTDQAWTAIAGADCWVLDALRYDPHPTHTHLAQSLEWIERSGVPSAVITNMHIDLDYETLRRELPDHVAPAFDGMRLDFPV